The DNA window GATTCTGGCGCGCATGGATGTCGCCGAAAAACGCCGGCCGCAGGACGGCCGGATCAAGACCCGTTCCGGCGGCGCTCGCGAGGTGGAACTGCGGATTTCCAGCATGCCGACGGCTTTTGGCGAAAAGCTGGTGATGCGGGTCTTTGATCCCGATGTGGTGATGAAGGATTTCGGCCAGCTCGGCTTTTCCCCCGAGGAGCAGGCGATCTGGGAACAGTTGATCGGGCGACCGCACGGCATCGTGCTGGTGACCGGACCCACGGGTTCGGGCAAGACCACCACCTTGTATTCCACCTTGAAACGCCTGGCCCGGCCGGAAATCAATGTCTGCACGGTCGAGGATCCGATCGAGATGGTGGTGCCGGAGCTCAACCAGATGCAGGTCCAGCCGGCGATCGATCTGGATTTCGCCGCCGGGGTCAGGACCTTGCTGCGGCAGGATCCTGACATCATCATGGTCGGCGAGATCCGTGATCTGGAAACGGCGCAGATGGCCGTCCAGGCGGCACTGACCGGCCATCTGGTCTTGTCCACCCTGCATACCAATGATGCGCCCAGCGCAGTGACCCGGCTGCTGGATCTGGGCGTGCCGCATTATCTGATCCAGTCGACCCTGGCCGGAGTGGTTGCGCAGCGTCTGATCCGGGTTCTGTGCCCGCATTGCAAGCGGCCTGCCCGCCAGGATCCGGCTGAATGGGCGGCCTTGACCGCCGGCTGGGATCTGCCCTGTCCGGAGCAGGTCCAGGCACCGGGCGCTTGCATCGAGTGTCGTCAGACCGGATTTCTCGGCCGCGTCGGCATTTACGAAATGCTGCCGATCGGGGCGACGCTGCGCGCCAGGATCACGGCCGGCATGGAGCTGGGCCGGATCGCAGCCGTCGCACGGGCCGGAGGCCTGAAGCCACTGCGGATCGCGGCCGCCAGGCAGGTAGTCGCGGGTCTCAGCACGGTGCATGAGGTCATGAGCTGCCTGCCGCCGGTGGAAGAGGCCGCAATGTCGATCGATCAGGCCTCAGGCCCCGTCACAGGGTGAATTTCAGGCCGAGGTCGTAGCTGTTCATGCGCTGGCTGCGATCCGCGACGCGACCGCTGTAGCCAAGCCATGCCTGCAGCCGCGGGCTGAATTGCGCGCGAAGTCCGATCCGGCCGCTGAACCAGTTGCGGTCGGGCGCAAAGCCATCGAGAGTGAAATGCCCGGCCAGACTGTCGAGGCCCGCCGTCACGGCATCCGGCCGCGCCCGGCTGTCATGGTTCCAGTCGATTTCAAGCATGGGGTCTAGCCGCACCGGACCGGCCTGCACGGAGCCCTGCAGGCGCCAGCCGGTATGGCTGATCAGCGCCAGCCGCTGCTGGCTGGCGAACCACATCGAGGTGGCGTCGCGCCCGGTTTCACGATAGCCGTCGACATGTATCGAATCCCATTCGATGCCGGCGACCGGGCCGTGGGTGATGGCACCGGAGCCGAAGATCCAGCCGCCTTGCAGACCCGTACCCAGGTGCGAGCCATGGGTACTGCCGGTTTCGCTCACGCTGGCCGTGCCCAGATTGAAGCGACGGTCGATCTGGCTGAAATTCAATTGGCCGGCGCTTGCGAAGGCGCCCAGATAGCCGCCGCCGGCATGGTAGAAGGCATAGCCGCTGCCGCTGACATCGCGCAAGCGGTAGCCGCCGGCCGAACCCAGCGAGGCATTGTTCTGGCTGGCACCCAAGGCCAGACCGACGGAAAACCGGTCGTTGATGCGGGCGTCGGTACCGAGGCTCAATTGACTGTCATGGCTGGCGCCGGCCGGTGCCGAACCACCGTTGAAGTGCTGATCGGTATAACTGACGGCGGCGAAGGCTCGGGTCGAGGCGCCGAACCGGTCATTCAGCATCTGCTGGGAGAGCACTTGGTTCTGGGCCTGGATCGAAGCCAGCGGTGCTTCGCGGAGCAGGGATATCTGGGCCGGTGCTGCCAGTTCCGACAGTACGGCTTCGGCCAGCAAGGCATGAGCGGCCGTGGTCGGGTGCACCGAGTCGGCGAACAGATAGTTGCTGGACGCGGCCGGGCTGACCAGGGTTGCCGCCGAGCAGAGAATCGACGAGCTGGTCGTACAGGCCGGTTGGGACACATTGCCGAAGCCGTAACGGGCCGGGTCGGCCATCACCTGATTGAGCAAGGCATAGACGTTGACCGGAATGATGCCATTGCCCATGTGGCTGACGGCCTGGTTCAACTGTTGGTTGTAGGCCTGGCTGGTGGCGGTTGCCTGAGTCGCCTGGGCACTTCCCAGATAGGCCGGAGTGGCGCCCAGATCAGGCAGGTTGAACACCACGACGTAGCGGGCCCCTGCATGTTGCAGAGTGGCCAGCTGGCTGCCTGTGGCGCTGGCCGTGGCCGCTGCGGCGGCGCGGGTGGTCAAGGTGCTGCTGCTGCTCTGCAGTTCGGCGAACAGGTCATTGGCCCCGATCCACACGGTATACAGGGCGCGGGGGGCGGCATGACCCTGCTGCGCGGTCAGATAGGTTTCGATCTGGCTGGCGCTGGAAGGCAGACTGAGGCCGAGGAAACTCCCGGTGCTGGCAGACTCGGCGCCACCCCAGGCGTAGTCGGTGCCTCCCTGGCTGGAAGGCTTCAGTGACAGGCCGTAATGGTCGGCAATATGCTCCACTGCCACTTCGCCGGGATTGGTGGTGAAGCGCATGACGGGGCCGCCGGGAAACAGCAGTGACGAAATATTGCCGTTGTCGCTCAGGCTGTCGCCGAAGCTGACCATCCGGTCGAAGCCCGAGGCGTGGGCGCAGGCCAGGCTGCCCAGGCCGAGGCAGTATGCCGCCGCCTGCAGAAGTCGAGTGCTTGTCATGTCGCTCCCCATGCAAAGGGGCGCGATCATGATCACGCCCCCGGGGAAACACAAGCTGCACTGCAGTGTCAGCGTTTCAGGGCACGCGCCATGGCATCGGCAAAAGCACTGTTGGCCGGGCTGGTCGATCCGCCGCCGTTCTGACGCGGCGGGTTCTTGCCGCGCGAGGCATTGTCCTGGCGGGGCTTGCCGCCCCGTGCACGGTTGCCGTCCTGGGGCTGGGCCTTGCCTGGCTTTGCCTGGCCGGGTTCGTCATCCAGGCGCATGCTCAGGCCGATCCGCTTGCGCGGCAGGTCCACTTCCATCACCTTGACCTTGACGATGTCACCGGCCTTGACCGCATCGCGCGGATCCTTGACGAAACCGTGCGAGAGGGCAGAAACGTGGACCAGACCGTCCTGATGCACGCCGATGTCGACGAAGGCGCCGAACGCGGCCACATTGGTGACCCGGCCTTCAAGCACCATGCCTGTCTTCAGGTCTTTCAGATCTTCCACGCCATCGGCGAAGCTGGGGGCGACGAAGGCCGGACGCGGATCGCGGCCGGGCTTCTCCAGCTCGCGCAGGATATCGCGGATGGTAGGCAGGCCGAAGCGCTCATCGGTCAGAGATTCAGGCTGCAGGCCGCGCAGGAACGAGCTGTCGCCGATGATGGACTGCACCGTCCGGCCGCTTTGGGCCAGGATCCGCTCCACCACCGGATAGGCTTCCGGGTGCACCGCGCTGGCATCCAGCGGCTGGTCGCCGTCCAGAATGCGCAGAAAGCCGGCGGACTGCTCGAAAGCCTTGTCGCCCAGCCGAGAGACCTTCAGCAAGGCCCTGCGGTTGGTGAAGCGACCATGGCTGTCGCGATGCTTGACCACGTTTTCGGCGACACCGGCGCTGAGACCGGCAACCCGGCTGAGCAGGGCGGCAGAAGCCGTATTGACGTCCACGCCGACGGCATTCACGCAGTCTTCGACCCGGGAATCCAGGGCGCGTGCCAGCTTCACCTGATTGACATCATGCTGGTATTGGCCGACGCCGATGGCCTTGGGTTCGATCTTGACCAGCTCGGCCAGGGGGTCCTGCAACCGGCGGGCAATCGAGACCGCGCCACGCAGCGAGACATCCAGGCCGGGAAATTCCCTGGCGGCGAGTTCCGAAGCGGAGTACACCGAGGCCCCGGCTTCGCTGACCACGATCTTGGCCGGCTTGCGGTCGTCCAGCTGGCGGATCAGTTCCCCGGCCAGCTTGTCGGTTTCGCGCGAGGCGGTGCCGTTGCCGATCGCGATCAGATCAACCTGATGCTCGCGGCACAGGGTGCTCAGCGCGGCCAGGGATTCCTTCCACTGCTTGCGTGGCTCGTGAGGATAGATGGTGGTGGTGGCCAGAAGTTTGCCGGTGGCATCGACCACGGCCACCTTGACGCCGGTACGGATACCAGGATCGAGTCCCATCACGGTACGTGCCCCGGCCGGCGCGGCCAGCAGCAGATCCTTGAGATTGTCGCCGAAGACCCGGATGGCCTCGTCCTCGGCGCCTTCGCGCACGCGGCCGAACAAGTCCAGGGTCAGGTGCAGATGCAGTTTGGCCCGCCAGGTCAGGCGCACCGTCTCGCGCAGCCAGGCATCGGCAGGGCGGCCCTGATCGCGGATGCCAGCATGGGCGGCGACCCGGCCTTCACCTTCCACATGGCCCTGGTCGGGATCGGCCGTGGGGCTCAGCTCCAGATCGATGATACCTTCGTTGCGGGCTCGCATCAGGGCCAGCAGCCGGTGCGAGGGAATCTTGCCGATCGCCTCGGCATGGTCGAAGTAATCGCTGAACTTGGCCCCGGCCTGTTCCTTGCCAGCCACCACCTTGGCGCGGATCTGGCCCTTGGCCCACAGCCAGTCGCGCAGCTCGCCGACCAGAGCGGCATCCTCGGCAATGGTTTCCATCAGGATCGCGCGAGCCCCGTCCAGCGCGGCCTTGACGTCGGCGATGCCCTTGTCGGCGTCGATGAACTTCCCGGCGACCGCTTCCGGCGTCTGCGAAGGGTCCTGACGCAGGGTTTCGGCCAGCGGCTCGAGGCCGGCCTCGCGGGCGATCTGGGCCTTGGTGCGGCGCCTGGGCTTGTAGGGCAGGTACAGATCTTCCAGCCTGGCCTTGGTGTCGGCGGCCAGCAGATCGGCCTTCAAGTCGTCATGGAGCTTGCCCTGTTCCTCGATGCTGGCAAGAATCGTGCCCCGACGGTCTTCCAGTTCGCGCAGATAGCGCAGGCGCTCTTCCAGGGTCCGCAGCTGCGTGTCATCCAGACCGCCGGTGACTTCCTTGCGATAGCGGGCGATGAAGGGCACGGTGGCGCCGCCATCGATCAGTTCCACCGCGGCCGCGACCTGTTCGGGACGGGCGGCGATATCCTTGGCGATGCGTTGTTCGATACTGGGCATGGGCATAACGGTTGCAGCTTCCAAAACGGCGGCGAAACAGCTCGCGCGCCTGGGTCGGGCCAGGCCGCCGCGGCGGCCTGGCGGGAGAGACTCAGAGGTCGGGATCGCGATCGGCGGCCGGTTCGACGGAAGCTTCGGCCGAGGCGCGACCGCAGACCACCAAGGCGCTGGCCAGCATGTCGTGCAGCCCTTGGTGCAGTCTTGTCCATGCCACCGGGACATAGCACACCAGCGGCAGCAGGCTGAGGCCGCCGACCATGTTCAGCAGTCGCACCGCATTGCGGACGGCGGCACGGCGCCAGCTCAGACGCTGACCCTTGAGGTCGGTGACTTTGAGACCTACCGCCAGCTTGCCCAGGGTGGCCTGCCAGCGCGAACCTTCCATCGCCGTGTAATAGATGAAACCGATGATGATGCAGACGGCCGAGACGGCTTGCAGCTGCGACATCACGGCATTCGAGGCCGGGTCGGCCACGGCGCCGGCGAACGAGCCCTGGGACTTGATCAGGGCAATCCAGGTCTGCATGGCCCGATCGGCATGCATGCTGTAGAACACCATCAGATTGGGGACGACAAGCACGATGTTGTCCAGCAGCCAGGCCGCGAAACGATGCCAGAAGCCGGCCAGGTCGATGGCGGCTGGGCTGCCCGTGGCCGGGGTGTCTGCCGTAGGTGGCGGAGGTGAAGGCACCGACGCGGTGGCCGGCACATCGGCCGGGAACAGGCTGCGCAGGCTCTGCCAGTCGCGCATGCCTTCATGCCAGGCCAGGTCATCGGGGCTGACCTGGCCGGTACGCAGCCAGTCGCGGATATCCGCTTCCTGGTAGGGACCGTGGCGCTCGCCATCGCGGCCAATCCAAACTTCCATCAAACGCACTCCGGACTCGTCATCATCAATGCCTCCAGTGTACATGGATGCCGCAGGGGCATCGATTGCCGTCGGGGAGGCCGGTCAGGCGGTGCTGCTTCGGACGATTTCAGGCGGCACTGCGTCGCTTCAGATGCACCAGCAGCAGAGAGATTGCGGCCGGGGTCACGCCGCCGATCCGCGAGGCCTGGCCCACGGTGGCCGGCATCGCCTGCTTCAGCTTCAGCAGCACCTCGGCGGACAGGCCCCGCACGGCTTCATAGTCGAAACCGGGCGGAATCGCGGTGGTTTCATGGCGCCGCTGGCGCTCGATTTCCTCGCGCTGGCGTTCCAGGTAGCCGGCATATTTGATCTGGACTTCGACCTGTTCGGTCACGGCCGGATCCAGGACCGGGGCCTGGATGCCGGGCACTCCGGCCAGCTGGCGATAGCCGATGCCGGGACGACGCAGCAGGTCCAGGGCATGGGTCTCGCGGCTGACGGTCAGATCCAGATGTTCGGCCAGTTCCGCGCCAAGCGCATTGCCGGGCGAGGCCCACAGCCCGCGCAGCCGCGCGCTTTCGCGCTCGATGGCCTCCTGCTTGGCCTGCAAGGCCTGGTAGCGGGCTTCGGGCACCACTCCCAGACGATATCCGATCGCGGTCAGTCGCAGATCGGCATTGTCCTCGCGCAGATGCAGCCGGTATTCGGCCCGCGAGGTGAACATGCGGTAGGGCTCCAGGGTGCCGTTGCTGGTCAGGTCATCGACCAGCACGCCCAGATAGGCCTCGTCGCGTCCGGGATACCAGGGGGCTTCGTCGCGGCTGGCGCGGGCGGCATTGAGGCCGGCCAGCAGGCCCTGCGCCGCGGCTTCCTCGTAACCGGTGGTGCCATTGATCTGGCCGGCGAAGTAGAGGCCTTCGATGGCCCGGGTTTCCAGCCAGGGCTGCAGGCCGCGCGGATCGAAATAATCGTATTCGATGGCATAGCCCGGGCGGGTGATATGGGCCTGCTCGAAGCCTTTGATCGAGCGCACCAGAGCCAGCTGCACATCGAAGGGCAGGGAGGTGGAAATACCGTTGGGGTAGATCTCACGGGTATTGAGGCCCTCCGGCTCGATAAAGATCTGGTGCGAGCTCTTGTCGGCAAAGCGCACCACCTTGTCCTCGATCGACGGGCAGTAGCGCGGGCCCGTCCCTTCGATCTGGCCGGTATACAGCGGCGAGCGGTCCAGACCGTCACGGATCAGCTGATGGGTGTGTTCGCTGGTATGGGCGATCCAGCAGCTGACCTGACGCGGATGTTCCGCCTGCGAGCCCAGATAGGAGAACACCGGCATTGGCTGGTCGCCGGGCTGCTCTTCCAGCTGGCTGAAATCGATGCTGTCCCGGGCGATCCGCGGTGGCGTGCCGGTCTTCAGCCGCTCGGCAGCCACCGGCAGTTCGCGCAGTCGCTGCGCCAGGGTGGTGGCCGGCGGATCACCGGCGCGGCCGCCGGCATACTGGGCCGGGCCGATATGGATCTTGCCGGCCAGAAAAGTTCCGGCGGTCAGCACCACCCGCCGGGTCGCGAAACGCAGACCCATCTGGGTGATCACGCCGCGAACCTGGCCGTGCTCGATCACCAGATCGTCCACCGCCTGCTGGAACAGATCCAGGTTCGGCTGCCCCTCGACGATGGCGCGGATCGCGGCCTTGTAAAGGTCCCGGTCGGCCTGGCAGCGGGTGGCCCGCACCGCCGGTCCTTTGGAGGCGTTCAGGGTCCGCCACTGGATGCCGGCCCGGTCGGCGGCATGGGCCATGGCACCGCCGAGGGCATCGATTTCCTTGACCAGATGGCCCTTGCCGATGCCGCCGATGGCCGGATTGCAGCTCATCTGGCCGATGGTCTCGATGTTGTGGGTCAGCAGCAAGGTGCGGGCACCGCTGCGGGCCGCGGCCAGGGCCGCCTCGGTACCGGCGTGGCCGCCGCCGATGACGATCACATCATAGGGGGTGGGATACAGCATGGACATGGCAGGGCATCAGCAAATACGAGGGATCAGGATACAGCATCGCCTGCCACAATCCGCGCCGGCCCGTATCGCGGAGATACGGGCCGGGTCCGGTGTTCAGCCTTCCAGGATCCGGTTGACGATCTCGGCGAGATTGCGCGAGAGCTGCGGCCGGGCGGCCAGCTCCCGCAGCATGGCGTGGGCTGCCTCGCGACGTCCGGACTCCAGCCGCCGCCAGCCGTTGAGTGCCGTCGCCAGCCGGGCGGCGACCTGTGGATTGAGAGCATCCAGGACTTGCAGTTGGTGGCTGACAAAAGCATAGCCCTTGCCATCGGCACGGTGGAAGCCGCTGGCATTGGCGCGGGCGAAGATGCCCAGCAGTGACATCACCCGGTTCGGGTTCTTCAGACTGAAGGCCGGGTCAGCCGCCAAGGCTTCGATCCGGGCCAGAGCCGCGGCACCGGGCACCCGCGCCTGCACGGCAAACCATTTGTCCATGGCCAGAGCGTTGTCGGCATAGCGACGGCGATAATCGGCCAGTGCCGGACCGGCCTCGGCGGCCCCGGTATTCAGCAGCACGGTCAGGGCGGCCAGGCGGTCTGTCATGGCGGGTGCGGTGGCGTACTGAGCCTGGGCCAGCGGAATCGCGACCTTGGCATCCAGCCGGCTCAGCAGTCCCAGCAGGACCTGCTTCAGACGGCGACGCAACTGGCTGGAGGCATCCAGCGCGGAGGTGCTCGCCGCGGCCAGGGCCTGGTAGCGAGCCAGCAGAGGTGGCAGGCCGATCCGGGCGGCGATCGCGTCGTTCAGCTGGTGCCGCAGATGATGGATGTGCTCCGGGTCGATATCGACCTGGCGCTCGGCGAGTTCGGTTTCGCTGGGCGGGCTCAGCAGTTCGGCCAGCAGGCCGGGATCGAGATCGGGCTGGGCGAACAGATCGGCCAAGGCTTCCGTCCAGGCCTGCAAGGCCGCGCTGGCGTCCTCTCCGCGATAAAGCCGGTCATAGGCCATCAGGGCCAGCTGCTGACCGGCCTCCCAGCGATTGAAGCCGTCCGGATCGTGGCGCAGCAGAATGGCCAGCTGGTCCGGTGCATAGTCCGCGTCCAGCACCACTGGCGCGGAAAAGCCGCGCAGCAGGGACGGGATCGGCGGTTGGCTCAGGCCGGTGAATTCGAAGCGCTGACGCTGGTCGGTGAGTTCCAGCACGGTTTCGGTGCCAAGATCCTGCTCCGAATCGGCCAGCCGCAGGCGCTGGGCTTGGCCATCGGCGTTGAACAGCGAGAGGCGCACCGGAATCGGCAGGGCCTTCTTGTGCGGCTGATCTGGGGTGGGCGCCGTGGACTGGGCCAGCTCCAGCACGTATCGGCCGTTGGCGGGGTCGTAGTTGCCGCGGGCCTGCAGGCGAGGCGTGCCGGCCTGGCCGTACCAGGCCAGATAGGGGCTCAGGTCGATGCCGCTGGCCTCGCCGAGGGCGCCGACGAAATCCTCGATGGTGGCGGCGCGGCCGTCATTGCGCTCGAAGTAGAGGTCGGTGCCCTGACGGAAGGCCTGCGGCCCGACCCGGCCGGCCAGCATGCGGACCAGCTCGGCGCCCTTCTCGTAGACGGTGGCGGTGTAGAAATTGTTGATCTCGCGATACTGGGCCGGTCGCACCGGATGCGACAGCGGGCCGGCATCCTCGCTGAACTGGGCGCGACGCAGGGTGGACACGTCCTGGATCCGTTTCAGCGAGGCCGAGTTCATGTCGGCGGAGAAGGACTGGTCGCGAAATACCGTGAAGCCTTCCTTCAGCGAGAGCTGGAACCAGTCGCGACAGGTGACGCGGTTGCCGCTCCAGTTGTGGAAGTACTCGTGGGCGACCACCGCCTCGACATGCAGGTATTCCTCGTCGGTGCTGGAGTCGGGGTCGGCCAGCAGGTATTTGGCGTTGAAAATGTTGAGACCCTTGTTCTCCATCGCGCCCATGTTGAAATCGTGGGTGGCCACCACATGGAATACGTCCAGATCGTAGTTGCGGCCGTAGACCTGCTCGTCCCAGCGCATGCTGCGCACCAGCGCGTCCATGGCGTAGTCGCAGCGGTCGATCACGTCGGCTTCGGCCCAGATGTGCAGCGCCACGTCGCGACCATCGGCCGTGCGGTAATCCTGGCTGATCCGTTCCAGTCGGCCAGCGACCAGGGCGAAAAGATAGCTGGGACGGGGGTAGGGATCGACGAAGCGGGCCCAGTGCCGGCCGTTTTCCAGTTCGCCGTGACCGGCCGGGTTGCCGCCGGCCAGCAGCACGGGAAAACGTTCGCGATCAGCCCGCAGCGTCACCGTGTAACGAGCCTGGACGTCGGGGCGATCGGGAAAGAAGGTGATGTGGCGAAAGCCTTCGGCTTCGCACTGGGTCAGCAGGAAGCCGGTCTCGCGGCGACCGGACAGGTACAGACCTTCCAGCGCGGTATTGGCGGCAGGCGCCAGCGCGACCCGGGTTTCCAGCACCTGGCCGTGACGCACGCCCTCGATCGTCAGCAGTTCGTGCTCGTGGCGGTAGCGGCCGGCCGGCAGCGGTTCGCCATCCAGCAGGATCTCCAGCAGTTCCAGGCCCTCGCCGTTGAAGCGCAGCGGCGCCTGCGGATCCGGCCCGGCCTGCAGCACCAGGCGCGCGCGGACTTCGCTGCGCTCGATCGCCAGATCGAATTCCAGATCGACGTCGCTCACGCTCCAGGCGGGCGGTTGGTAGTCGGCAAGACGGATGAGTGGGGCGGGCATGCCGGCGGGCTTGTTCATGCGCAGAAACCGTTTGGATGATTAACCTGTAGAGGCCCGCAGGCTACCATGGATGCCTGACGGCCTCGGAGTTCGATACATGACGCGATTTTCATCAGTTCAGGACGGATGGGGGAGCTATCCTCTGGTGCAGTTGCTTGATCATGCGAGTGGTCGCCAGCTGAAGGTGGCCTTGCATGGGGCGACCTTGCTCAGCCTGACCGGCAGCGACGGCTTCGAGCTGGCCGATGCCTATCGCGACGCCGACGAGCTGCAGCGCCGGCCCAGCTCCCGGTTCGCGGCGATGGCACCCTTCGCCAACCGCATTGCCGATGCCCGCTATGACTGGGACGGTGTGGAGCAGGACATGGCGCCCGGTCTGGCCGGCGCCGACCGCGTCGCCCGCCATGGCTTTCTGCGCAGCACCGATTACGAACTGGTCGAGACGGCCGCGGACGATCAGTCGGCCTGGCTGCTGTTGCGCAGTCAGGTGATCCGGCCGGGGGTGTTCGCCGGTTATCCTCACGCAGTGGATATCGAGATCCGGTTCACGCTGGACCCGGCCGGATTGACCGTG is part of the Frateuria aurantia DSM 6220 genome and encodes:
- a CDS encoding GspE/PulE family protein encodes the protein MPSLSRTTGLSDSRGRLQLPGLLAALVADGLVRPEDAARLSHVRRDGASPEVHPLVLLARAHLPDAHDPLRSLGLETLTEWLAGRAGLPYLRIDPMKITPEATQSVSQAYAGKHGILPVAADREALVFATAEPFDQVWADDLAQMLRREVRRVVANPLDIQRYQLEFYQVQRSIQMARESKASAAPNALPNFEQLLELGKSGEVGADDRHVVHIVDWLLQYAFEQRASDLHLEPRREAGRVRFRIDGVMQQVFELPPPVMMAVTSRVKILARMDVAEKRRPQDGRIKTRSGGAREVELRISSMPTAFGEKLVMRVFDPDVVMKDFGQLGFSPEEQAIWEQLIGRPHGIVLVTGPTGSGKTTTLYSTLKRLARPEINVCTVEDPIEMVVPELNQMQVQPAIDLDFAAGVRTLLRQDPDIIMVGEIRDLETAQMAVQAALTGHLVLSTLHTNDAPSAVTRLLDLGVPHYLIQSTLAGVVAQRLIRVLCPHCKRPARQDPAEWAALTAGWDLPCPEQVQAPGACIECRQTGFLGRVGIYEMLPIGATLRARITAGMELGRIAAVARAGGLKPLRIAAARQVVAGLSTVHEVMSCLPPVEEAAMSIDQASGPVTG
- a CDS encoding autotransporter outer membrane beta-barrel domain-containing protein, giving the protein MTSTRLLQAAAYCLGLGSLACAHASGFDRMVSFGDSLSDNGNISSLLFPGGPVMRFTTNPGEVAVEHIADHYGLSLKPSSQGGTDYAWGGAESASTGSFLGLSLPSSASQIETYLTAQQGHAAPRALYTVWIGANDLFAELQSSSSTLTTRAAAAATASATGSQLATLQHAGARYVVVFNLPDLGATPAYLGSAQATQATATSQAYNQQLNQAVSHMGNGIIPVNVYALLNQVMADPARYGFGNVSQPACTTSSSILCSAATLVSPAASSNYLFADSVHPTTAAHALLAEAVLSELAAPAQISLLREAPLASIQAQNQVLSQQMLNDRFGASTRAFAAVSYTDQHFNGGSAPAGASHDSQLSLGTDARINDRFSVGLALGASQNNASLGSAGGYRLRDVSGSGYAFYHAGGGYLGAFASAGQLNFSQIDRRFNLGTASVSETGSTHGSHLGTGLQGGWIFGSGAITHGPVAGIEWDSIHVDGYRETGRDATSMWFASQQRLALISHTGWRLQGSVQAGPVRLDPMLEIDWNHDSRARPDAVTAGLDSLAGHFTLDGFAPDRNWFSGRIGLRAQFSPRLQAWLGYSGRVADRSQRMNSYDLGLKFTL
- a CDS encoding Tex family protein, with translation MPSIEQRIAKDIAARPEQVAAAVELIDGGATVPFIARYRKEVTGGLDDTQLRTLEERLRYLRELEDRRGTILASIEEQGKLHDDLKADLLAADTKARLEDLYLPYKPRRRTKAQIAREAGLEPLAETLRQDPSQTPEAVAGKFIDADKGIADVKAALDGARAILMETIAEDAALVGELRDWLWAKGQIRAKVVAGKEQAGAKFSDYFDHAEAIGKIPSHRLLALMRARNEGIIDLELSPTADPDQGHVEGEGRVAAHAGIRDQGRPADAWLRETVRLTWRAKLHLHLTLDLFGRVREGAEDEAIRVFGDNLKDLLLAAPAGARTVMGLDPGIRTGVKVAVVDATGKLLATTTIYPHEPRKQWKESLAALSTLCREHQVDLIAIGNGTASRETDKLAGELIRQLDDRKPAKIVVSEAGASVYSASELAAREFPGLDVSLRGAVSIARRLQDPLAELVKIEPKAIGVGQYQHDVNQVKLARALDSRVEDCVNAVGVDVNTASAALLSRVAGLSAGVAENVVKHRDSHGRFTNRRALLKVSRLGDKAFEQSAGFLRILDGDQPLDASAVHPEAYPVVERILAQSGRTVQSIIGDSSFLRGLQPESLTDERFGLPTIRDILRELEKPGRDPRPAFVAPSFADGVEDLKDLKTGMVLEGRVTNVAAFGAFVDIGVHQDGLVHVSALSHGFVKDPRDAVKAGDIVKVKVMEVDLPRKRIGLSMRLDDEPGQAKPGKAQPQDGNRARGGKPRQDNASRGKNPPRQNGGGSTSPANSAFADAMARALKR
- a CDS encoding RDD family protein — protein: MEVWIGRDGERHGPYQEADIRDWLRTGQVSPDDLAWHEGMRDWQSLRSLFPADVPATASVPSPPPPTADTPATGSPAAIDLAGFWHRFAAWLLDNIVLVVPNLMVFYSMHADRAMQTWIALIKSQGSFAGAVADPASNAVMSQLQAVSAVCIIIGFIYYTAMEGSRWQATLGKLAVGLKVTDLKGQRLSWRRAAVRNAVRLLNMVGGLSLLPLVCYVPVAWTRLHQGLHDMLASALVVCGRASAEASVEPAADRDPDL
- the mnmG gene encoding tRNA uridine-5-carboxymethylaminomethyl(34) synthesis enzyme MnmG, giving the protein MLYPTPYDVIVIGGGHAGTEAALAAARSGARTLLLTHNIETIGQMSCNPAIGGIGKGHLVKEIDALGGAMAHAADRAGIQWRTLNASKGPAVRATRCQADRDLYKAAIRAIVEGQPNLDLFQQAVDDLVIEHGQVRGVITQMGLRFATRRVVLTAGTFLAGKIHIGPAQYAGGRAGDPPATTLAQRLRELPVAAERLKTGTPPRIARDSIDFSQLEEQPGDQPMPVFSYLGSQAEHPRQVSCWIAHTSEHTHQLIRDGLDRSPLYTGQIEGTGPRYCPSIEDKVVRFADKSSHQIFIEPEGLNTREIYPNGISTSLPFDVQLALVRSIKGFEQAHITRPGYAIEYDYFDPRGLQPWLETRAIEGLYFAGQINGTTGYEEAAAQGLLAGLNAARASRDEAPWYPGRDEAYLGVLVDDLTSNGTLEPYRMFTSRAEYRLHLREDNADLRLTAIGYRLGVVPEARYQALQAKQEAIERESARLRGLWASPGNALGAELAEHLDLTVSRETHALDLLRRPGIGYRQLAGVPGIQAPVLDPAVTEQVEVQIKYAGYLERQREEIERQRRHETTAIPPGFDYEAVRGLSAEVLLKLKQAMPATVGQASRIGGVTPAAISLLLVHLKRRSAA
- the pepN gene encoding aminopeptidase N; the encoded protein is MNKPAGMPAPLIRLADYQPPAWSVSDVDLEFDLAIERSEVRARLVLQAGPDPQAPLRFNGEGLELLEILLDGEPLPAGRYRHEHELLTIEGVRHGQVLETRVALAPAANTALEGLYLSGRRETGFLLTQCEAEGFRHITFFPDRPDVQARYTVTLRADRERFPVLLAGGNPAGHGELENGRHWARFVDPYPRPSYLFALVAGRLERISQDYRTADGRDVALHIWAEADVIDRCDYAMDALVRSMRWDEQVYGRNYDLDVFHVVATHDFNMGAMENKGLNIFNAKYLLADPDSSTDEEYLHVEAVVAHEYFHNWSGNRVTCRDWFQLSLKEGFTVFRDQSFSADMNSASLKRIQDVSTLRRAQFSEDAGPLSHPVRPAQYREINNFYTATVYEKGAELVRMLAGRVGPQAFRQGTDLYFERNDGRAATIEDFVGALGEASGIDLSPYLAWYGQAGTPRLQARGNYDPANGRYVLELAQSTAPTPDQPHKKALPIPVRLSLFNADGQAQRLRLADSEQDLGTETVLELTDQRQRFEFTGLSQPPIPSLLRGFSAPVVLDADYAPDQLAILLRHDPDGFNRWEAGQQLALMAYDRLYRGEDASAALQAWTEALADLFAQPDLDPGLLAELLSPPSETELAERQVDIDPEHIHHLRHQLNDAIAARIGLPPLLARYQALAAASTSALDASSQLRRRLKQVLLGLLSRLDAKVAIPLAQAQYATAPAMTDRLAALTVLLNTGAAEAGPALADYRRRYADNALAMDKWFAVQARVPGAAALARIEALAADPAFSLKNPNRVMSLLGIFARANASGFHRADGKGYAFVSHQLQVLDALNPQVAARLATALNGWRRLESGRREAAHAMLRELAARPQLSRNLAEIVNRILEG